From Streptomyces yatensis, one genomic window encodes:
- a CDS encoding response regulator transcription factor — protein MGVRLMVVDDHRLLAEALASALKLRGHRVLAAAAPSAGAADLVVSRAPEVCLLGTASPAEPGVFDPVVQIKKERPQVAVVVLGPVPSPRGIAAAFAAGASGYVRHDERIEGVERAMMKARAGEAAVAPQLLQGAFAELLNPAAQPDDEGARLLRMLTPREVEVLVRVAEGEDTRLIAAGMGIAPSTARTHVQRVLMKLGVGSRLEAAALAARTGLLDRAASRRIASPAPQSPSPQPSSPKPPASAS, from the coding sequence ATGGGCGTGCGACTCATGGTGGTCGATGACCACCGTCTGCTCGCGGAGGCGCTCGCCTCGGCGCTGAAGCTGCGCGGGCACCGTGTGCTCGCCGCGGCGGCACCGAGCGCGGGCGCGGCGGACCTGGTGGTGAGCCGGGCACCGGAGGTGTGCCTGCTGGGCACGGCGTCACCCGCCGAACCAGGGGTGTTCGACCCGGTGGTGCAGATCAAGAAGGAGCGGCCGCAGGTCGCGGTCGTGGTGCTCGGCCCGGTGCCGAGCCCACGCGGCATAGCCGCCGCCTTCGCCGCCGGTGCGTCCGGCTATGTGCGCCACGACGAGCGGATCGAGGGTGTCGAGCGCGCCATGATGAAGGCGCGCGCGGGCGAGGCCGCCGTGGCGCCCCAACTGCTCCAGGGGGCCTTCGCGGAGCTGCTCAACCCCGCGGCCCAGCCCGACGACGAGGGAGCCCGGCTGCTGCGCATGCTGACCCCGCGCGAGGTGGAGGTGCTGGTGCGGGTCGCCGAGGGCGAGGACACCCGGCTGATCGCGGCGGGCATGGGAATCGCCCCCAGCACGGCCCGCACCCATGTGCAGCGGGTGCTGATGAAGCTCGGGGTGGGCTCGCGGCTGGAGGCGGCGGCCCTGGCGGCGCGCACCGGGCTGCTGGACCGCGCGGCGTCCCGCCGTATCGCGTCGCCCGCGCCCCAGTCGCCTTCGCCGCAGCCGTCCTCGCCCAAGCCGCCCGCGTCGGCGTCGTAG
- a CDS encoding ABC-F family ATP-binding cassette domain-containing protein: MATNLVNVESVGKVYGTRALLDGVSLGVNEGDRIGVVGRNGDGKTTLIRILAKLEPADDGRVTHSGDLRLGVLTQHDSLDPEATVRHEVIGDLADHEWAGDAKIRDVLTGLFGGLDLAGFPQGLDTVIGPLSGGERRRIALAKLLIAEQDLIVLDEPTNHLDVEGISWLAGHLRARRSALVVVTHDRWFLDQVCTRMWDVQRGAVHEYEGGYSDYVFARAERERIAASEEAKRQNLMRKELAWLRRGAPARTSKPRFRIEAANALIADVPAPRDSAELMRFANSRLGKTVFDLEDVTVTAGPKVLLKHLTWQLGPGDRIGLVGVNGAGKTSLLSALSEAARSEGEQQPAAGRITVGKTVKLAYLSQEVAELDRNLRVLEAVEQVRQRVDLGKGREMTASQLCEKFGFTKEKQWTPVGDLSGGERRRLQILRLLMDEPNVLFLDEPTNDLDIETLTQLEDVLDSWPGSLVVISHDRYFIERTTDRVLALLGDAALRMLPRGVDEYLERRQRALAAATPAAAPAKQKADEQVARQRSAAEQRAAKKELQKIERRLDRISEQESDLHTRIAEHATDFAKVAELDTQLRELTGERDDLETRWLELADDA; encoded by the coding sequence ATGGCGACCAACCTGGTCAACGTTGAATCCGTCGGCAAGGTGTACGGCACCCGTGCGCTGCTGGACGGCGTCTCCCTCGGGGTGAACGAGGGCGACCGCATCGGCGTCGTCGGCCGCAACGGCGACGGCAAGACCACGCTCATCCGGATCCTCGCCAAGCTGGAGCCCGCCGACGACGGCCGCGTCACCCACTCCGGGGATCTGCGGCTCGGCGTGCTCACCCAGCACGACTCCCTCGACCCCGAGGCCACCGTCCGCCATGAGGTGATCGGCGACCTCGCCGACCACGAGTGGGCCGGGGACGCCAAGATCCGGGATGTGCTCACCGGGCTGTTCGGCGGACTCGACCTGGCCGGCTTCCCGCAGGGGCTCGACACCGTCATCGGCCCGCTCTCCGGCGGTGAACGCCGCCGTATCGCGCTCGCCAAGCTGCTGATCGCCGAGCAGGACCTGATCGTCCTCGACGAGCCCACCAACCACCTCGACGTCGAGGGCATCTCCTGGCTGGCCGGGCATCTGCGCGCCCGCCGCTCGGCCCTGGTGGTGGTCACCCACGACCGCTGGTTCCTCGACCAGGTCTGCACCCGGATGTGGGACGTCCAGCGCGGCGCCGTCCACGAGTACGAGGGCGGCTACAGCGACTACGTCTTCGCCCGCGCCGAGCGCGAGCGCATCGCCGCCAGCGAGGAGGCCAAGCGGCAGAACCTGATGCGCAAGGAGCTCGCCTGGCTGCGCCGCGGCGCCCCCGCCCGCACCAGCAAGCCCCGCTTCCGCATCGAGGCCGCCAACGCGCTGATCGCCGATGTGCCGGCGCCGCGCGACAGCGCCGAGCTGATGCGGTTCGCGAACTCCCGGCTCGGCAAGACCGTCTTCGACCTGGAGGACGTGACCGTCACCGCCGGGCCCAAGGTGCTGCTCAAGCATCTGACCTGGCAGCTGGGGCCCGGCGACCGGATCGGCCTGGTGGGGGTGAACGGCGCGGGCAAGACCTCGCTGCTGAGTGCCCTGTCCGAGGCCGCCCGCAGCGAGGGCGAACAGCAGCCCGCCGCGGGCCGGATCACGGTCGGCAAGACCGTGAAGCTCGCGTATCTCTCCCAGGAGGTCGCCGAACTCGACCGGAACCTGCGGGTCCTGGAGGCCGTCGAGCAGGTGCGGCAGCGCGTCGACCTCGGCAAGGGCCGGGAGATGACGGCCTCCCAGCTGTGCGAGAAGTTCGGCTTCACCAAGGAGAAGCAGTGGACCCCGGTCGGCGATCTCTCCGGCGGTGAGCGGCGCCGGCTGCAGATCCTGCGGCTGCTGATGGACGAGCCCAATGTGCTCTTCCTGGACGAGCCCACCAACGACCTGGACATCGAGACCCTGACCCAGCTGGAGGACGTGCTCGACAGCTGGCCCGGCTCGCTCGTGGTCATCAGCCACGACCGCTACTTCATCGAGCGCACCACCGACCGGGTGCTCGCGCTGCTGGGCGACGCCGCCTTGCGGATGCTGCCGCGCGGCGTGGACGAGTACCTGGAGCGGCGGCAGCGCGCCCTGGCCGCGGCCACCCCGGCCGCCGCGCCCGCCAAGCAGAAGGCCGACGAACAGGTCGCCCGGCAGCGGTCGGCCGCCGAGCAGCGCGCCGCGAAGAAGGAACTCCAGAAGATCGAGCGGCGGCTGGACCGGATCAGTGAGCAGGAGTCCGACCTGCATACGCGGATCGCCGAGCACGCCACGGACTTCGCGAAGGTCGCCGAGCTCGACACCCAGCTGCGCGAGCTGACGGGGGAGCGGGACGATCTGGAGACCCGGTGGCTGGAGCTGGCCGACGACGCCTGA